The DNA window AAAATGCCTATTGCATAAATTGTATTTCACTAGCTACAATATCTGGTTCCATTGTCATAAACTGTGATAAACAATCTAAAgttgtacagtaaagtagagggACACAATTACAAACGTGGTGTACGCCTACAACTTTGATTAAATTCTCCATGGTATCGACTGTGACGCGAAAGGTGTTCATAAAAAGTAACGGGACATAGCCTTACCTGCACATCCCAGTATATCACATATGCTGATGATAAACAATATTCTCGACGAAGACGCTGGTTTGGGAAGAGGGTACTGTCCAAGGCGCCTGTAACCCCTACGTTTGGGCAAAatttgtaaaatagaaaatatcaaacttaaacttgcgctaCCGATGCAAATGGCGCCAAAGAAGAGGGGCTGAAAAGTAATGACAAATTCGGTCGATGCGTCTCGGTTTGGGCAGCAGAACGTCTCCAGCCTTGGGGATGCCATCACGGACTCGATGGAAAGAAGCAGGCTACGGTGTCAGgggagaaaagaaaggaaaattcATTAATTTAGTCCGTGGAATGAGGTCTGTTTCAAGTGAAAATCACGGGTTGAATCATCATGTGCTTCTATTTAATCCTTCCAGTCAGGGTTTAACTGCCCCACATTGGTAAGAAGCCACATAagaatgttgctcaacatttgtaGTAAAAAGGCTTAGGCTACTTTTTGTTAAGTTAAATGTTTCCACAAAATTGTCCATGCCTCTATAATATTAAGTATAAATTGCATTATGAGTGTGAGAAAACGTGGAAATTAAGTGTATAAATGTGTGTTCAGGAAAATACTGAATCATACCTTTAATAAATAGCAGATGCAGTAGTCCTAGTGGAAAATATGAAATGCACAGTATGCAAACTTTTACCAATTGTACAAGAACATCTGATACTATGCAGTTGTTTGGAGTGGTTTGAATGTAGGTAGGCTACATTAGGAAGTTGAAATAGAGTAACAAAGTTACTAAGCCCTACCCTGTCCAGACAGATCATTTATGAATAGCCTACTATGCAGCACCTGACCTGAGTAGCTAGAGGAGCTGCTACATTCCAGCTCTAAGAGCCTGAAAAGCAGGTAAACCGTTGTAGAAATGATTTGTGGATCAATGGAGCTATGAATATGCATTGATTACAGAGAGGCCATTCAGTGGGTTTATACAGTGGTATTCTAATCCATGCACCTTCTCTGACAAGGCACAAAGTAATGTGTGTTTTATGTTTACAGTGgcaacataataataatagtgaattGTAGGCTATTATGATTTTGGATTTTtgcagctctctcttctctttccttctttctcaaTGAACAAACCTAACTGCTACTGACATCTGGTGGTGGATAAAATAACTTATGTAGAGAATGTTTTCATTAGAGAATCACGTTGCATCCATGAAGAATGTATGTCACAGAATGTGCATGCTAAGGAGTGCCTTGCCATGTTTTCTCACTGTCAAATGTTTGCCTCGATAATGTCAATGTGGGGTAGCAATTCtgggatatttaaaaaataaactaactTATGTGGATGATTAGTTTATTCTCATGGCGGATCTCATGGCGAACCGGATGCTAGTTTATCTATGCCAGACAAtgcagtaagtaagtaagtaagtctTTCTGGCGTGTTTCCTCTGTAAAACAACAGCTTATCCTCCAAATGGAAAAAGTAGGGAGCATAAATTGGTTTCTGGCAAATAACTCTGGCAAATTTCTGTGAGCCTGGAATTTCTCCTTGTAAAGTTTAGGCATTTATAAGTCTATCCAGCCATCTTTTTGAACTGCATTtctttccaaaaatgtattggattTTTGGAAACTTGCATGTAAAGTCTGACTACAACTGATGAATAACCAGGCATGGAAAAGTCCTCCACTGAAAGCATGGCTTTACAGTTTATATCCAAGGGAAAATTGTCAGTTACGATGTTGACACATTACccaaactacaaaaacaaacgtGTACCTGCACATCTCCTACGTATctttccagcccccccccccccccccccccccccccccccccctatttttcTTACTAAAGCCCACTCCTTCCCTCTAACCCTCCCTCTTTAGCTGGAGGTGATGGGTGTGAACTGTCTGTGATGACAGTGTCAAGTTACAGACCTGCTCAACAGGATTCTACCCACTATCTCTGCCCACAATTGGGTCTAATGAACACCATATGCACTGTAAAAACAAGACCAGCAATGCATTCAAACCACTTCCTGCAGGGCAGACTGAAGCTGAGGGGAAATGACATCACAGGCTTTAAGTTGGGATGTGATGTCGAAATCACCCAAAAACAGTTCAGGAACAGACGGGTACAGAATAAGTGTTGACACCAGCGACAGGTCGAAGTCCAGTTGCTGATGTTACAAAACCAATGGTGCAAGACAGACTACTAGACTGCCGTCTGATTTGCGGAACTCTATAGGTCAACAATGAGACAGGCTACAGGACACAGCAGTGACAACCCGAGGAACAATGCTATCCAGACTGGATCAGTTGTTTTTCTCTCCAACCCTTTGATGAGTGGTGAGTAGATTGCTTGGTGAGATACACTAAAAGTTTCCACTTGTCTATATCTATGCTTTGGCCAATGAATGTCTGTATCTGTGAATGATCCTATAATTGTTGTTCTTCTCTTATAAGATATTGAGTCAGATTGGTCCCCCATTCATGATGCAGCCTACAATGGACGTGTTCTCACACTGAGAAACCTAATAGCTCAGGTAAGGAAGGCACACCCAGGCCCACAGGGCACAAACgtttattccacgttggttcaatgtaatttcattgaaatgacatggaaacaatgtcgattcaaccagtgtgtgccctgtGGGTCCTTATTATGCACGCTCATGCCTGCAGGCTTTAGTGTAACTGCTATTTGTTATTTCTGTTTATAAAGTAACAATAGCCTTACCATTGTCTGCGGAATGGGGCTGTAGATGGAATGCATCACTTAAGCACAGCATTATTCAAGGGACAGCTTAGCACActgaacattcaaagcaatttCAATATGGAGAAATGTCTGTCTATTGTTGGCAGAGGGAATAGGATTGGTTTTATATTTGTGTGTCATTTTTCAACCCTCTTCACAGGGAACGTGTGTCAACCTGGCCACTCTAGACAGAGTCTCTCCCCTTCATGGAGCATGTCTGCAGGGACACACTGACTGTGCCCGGTTACTGATAGAAAATGGGGCAAATGTGAGTAAGGAATTTCACTCTAATCTGCACCATCTCTGAATTTGGCTGATTTTAAGACTTATTTACATGATTATGATTCAATTTCAGTGTAGAACAAGCACAGGCTAAATACAGGCAGACCCCTCTGAATATGGTTATAAATGTTTCTGTGGAGGTATTAGGCGATTAACCTCACTCATTGCTTGTCACTTTAACATTACTAGCACAAATCTGTAGACAACAATACCCCAACTGTACACTGAGTGGGTGTAAAGTCACATGTTTCAATAGCTACTGAATTGGAGTGTAACAATTTATTTAACTGTTGAATAGTCTACATTTTCGTTTTTAAAAAGCACTGAGCGAAAACGGaatatcaacaacatagctcaggaagtaggaagctctctcaaccatttatatgcagatgatacagtcttatactcagctggcaccTCCCcagtagtcacctcatacaagtacttgggagtatggcttgacagtacactgtcctctcagcacatatccaagCTGCAAGCCACGGttaatctagacttggtttcctctattgtaatcgctcctctttcaccacagctgcgaaactaaccctgattcagattacCATTCTACCCATgttagattacggagacgtaatttatagatcggcaggtaaggttgctgtcgagtggctagatgttctttaccattcggctatcagatttgccaccaatgctccttataggacacatcactgcactttaTACTGCTCTGTAAACTGGCCATCTCTATATActtgtcgcaagacccactggttgatgcttatttataaaagaCTCTTAagcctctctccccccatctgagatccctgctgcagccctcatcctccacatacaacacccgttctgccagtcacattctgttaaaggtccccaaagcacacacatccctgggttgctcctcttttcagttcgctgcagctagcgactggaacgagctgcaacaaacactcaaactggacagttttatcggCATTTCAACATTCAAGGActtaatcatggacactcttactgacacttgtggctgcttcacgtgatgtattgttgtctctaccctTTTTGATCttcgtgctgttgtctgtgcctaacaatgtttgtaccatatttgtgctgctaccatgttgtggttCTGCCATGTTGTGTAGCTACCGTGTTGTTGCTCttggtaggccgtaattgtaaataagaagttgttcttaactgacttgcatagttaaataaaggtaaaaaatatatacactgaacaaaaatataaacgcaacatgcaattaaaaaaaaaaaaatctgagttaaagttcatataaggaaatcagtcaattgaaataaatcaattaggccctaatctatggatttcacatgactgggaatacagatatgcatctgttggtcagatactGTACCTTTAAAAAAGTAAGGGTGTGAATCacaaaaccagtcagtatgtgatgtgaccaccatttgcctcatgcagcgcggaacatctctttcgcatagagttgatcaggctgatgattgtggcctgtggaatgctgtcctACTCCTCtgcaatggctgtgcgaagttgctggatattagcgggaactggaacacgctgtcatacacgtctatccagagcattccaaacatgctcaaggggtgacatgtctggtgagtatgcaggccatggaagaactgggacattttcagcttccaggaattctgtacagatccttgcgacatggggctgtgcatgatcatgctgaaacatgagatgatggcggcggatgaatggcacgacaatggacctcaggatctcgtcatggtatctctgtgcattcaaattgccatcgataaaatgcaattgtgttcattgtccgtagcttacaacctgcctataccataaccccaccgccactatggggtactctgttcacaacgttgacatcaacaaaccgctcgcccacatgatgccCTGCCATCTGCCAATTACAGTTGTAACAGGggttcatccgtgaagagcacacttcttcagcatgccagtggccatccaagacgagcatttgcccactgaagtcgtttacaatgccgaactgcagtcagcacgcagatgagcttccctgagactttctgacagtttgtgcagaaattatttggttgtgcaaacccacagtttcatcagctgtccaggtggctggtctcagatgatcccataggtgaagaagccggatgtggaggtcctgggctggcgtggttacacggggTCTgtggttgaggccggttggacgtactgccaagttctctataacaacattggaggcggcttattcaattctctggcaatagctttggtggacattcctgcagtcagcatgccaattgcactctctcTCAATACTTTagacaactgtggcattgtgttgtgtgacaaaactgcactttttagagtggtcttttattgaccccagcacaaagcgcacctgtgtaatgatcacgctgtttaatcagcttcttgatatgccacacctgtcaagtgcattgattatcttgggaaaggagaaatgttcactaacagggatgttaacaaatgtgtgcacctataaataagctttttgtgcgtatatataacatttctgggatcttttatttcagctcaaaaaacatgggaccaacactttatatatcTCCATGTAGGTGTGCAACTACCATTCCCAGACACACTTATATGCTTGGAATGTGACAACCAGTGGAGTGTTAACCTTCTCAGCAGGCTATCACCAGCAGTTATGTTGGTTTGTATAGGATGGTAGAGGTATCTGGCAAGATATATGTTGTTGTCTGCGGTACCAGGTGAATGTCCCCATGTTGGAGAAGACCACCCCTCTGTCGGAGGCCTGTGCCCGGGGCCACGCGGCCTGTGTGACCCTGCTCCTCCAGCACGGAGCCTCACCCCAGGgatccagcctctcagcctcccCCATCCACGAGGCCGCAGccaaaggtcaggggtcacatTCTTAGCTTTTATCGTCAGcttttatcaaataaaaaagaGCACCATGAactccattttttgttgttgcagttatttctttttttgtaatACCTAGGAGCACTTTGTTAAACCATTGTCAGATTTGATATTTTTTATGATAAAGTGCAATGAGATGTATCATTCCCCAGATTTAGTTACAGTAAGCAGTTTTTCAAAGCAGATCCCACACACTGTTCTTTATTCCATGAATATATCTATGTCCAGGTCACCCAGAGTGCATTGAGTCTCTGGTTCATCACGGGGCAGATGTAGATCAGCACACTGACCAATCAGGCTCGCCGCTCTACATTGCCTGCACAAATCAGCATCTGAGTACCGTGAGGAAACTGCTTCAGCTTGGTATGAAAATGGATTCTCTTTAGTTTGTTGTTATTACGCAGAAAGGATGTATAGATAGAATCTGGACTAGACATTGACCAGTGTGCTTCTATCACAAGGTGCTCAAATATTATAATAAGAGTTATTTACAGTTTACACTTGGCCTGCAGTATATGATACTCTCATTTGAcatttactgtaggctacatacaaaatccacacatttacacacaatatccacACATATATGCTCTCTGTCAGGTGCTAGTGTGAACAGGAGTAAGGATGGGGACTCTCCTCTGCACGCGGCAGCCCGTCTGTCCAACCCTGAGCTGGTGTCTGTTCTCCTGGAGCACGGGGCTGACTGCAACTGCAGAGACACACAGGGCAAGCAGCCCCTGGACCTGGCCCTTGCCAACAGCCCCGTTGAGAAACTACTGGGCCACAGAGGAGGTAGCTAGACCTGTAATGGATCTATCTGATACACAAGATTTTGGACAGAAGATTCTGTGGTGCTTTGAACTGCTGTTGTATACATTGAGTTTAAATACATCATGGATGTTTGTGAAAGGATTCTTGGTTCTTGCATGATTTATTAGATTTGCATAGTATTTACATTGTACTTGTGTTATTAACAATATCAAACCCTGAGAACATCTTTATGTTATCTAAATTATGGCTGTTTCTCCTCTGATGGCTGACCAGGAGTGTCTCGTCTGATGCAGCAGTGCCGGCTGTCCATCAGGAAGGTTTTGGGAAAGGCCAGACTTAGTTCAATCCATGGTCTTCAGATCCCCACAGAACTGAAGCAATACCTTCTGTACCAATCAGATCTATAGGGTATATCCATTAAATTAACATATTTTTTGTTCTCTCTCAATGCATTTCTACTTTCGGTCAATAGGTGGCACCTTAGCACCAGCATCTGTGGAGAGGACGTAAACACTTATTGTGAATGTTGATTAGTGGGATGGTTTGTGCCACATTATCAGATTTGTGCACATGAAagatatgagaaagagagaacttTAGATTTTATGCattcagaaataaataaataaatatgtactgTTACTTGAAAATTGGTGTGATATTGCTCAATGGTAAGATCATAAATGTTTACCAAAGGAATGCCAAATTAACATCATTATTTTGTTTCAAACAATGCCTTTTGGATTTTCTAAAAAGCTTAAAATGTAAGTATCCATTCATGATACTGTAGCTTCGTACACCCATTAATGCATTCATCTATCCATACAATTacatatatatttacatgtaaattATGTAAgtatacatacacaggtacataCACAGCTTAATACatagtgtattcagaccccttgaccttttccacattttgttacattacagccttattctaaaattgactaaatcgtttttccccctaatcaatctacacacaataccccatgatgacaaagcaaaaccaggttaaGACTTTTTTTGccaatgtaataaaaataaatatcacatttacataagtattcagaccctttactctgtactttctTAAAGCacatttggcaatgattacaaccttctttggtatgacgctacaagcttggcacacctgtgttaggggagtttctctcattcttctctgcagatcaactcaagctctgtcaggttggatggggagcgtcgcggcacaactattttcaggtctctccagagatgttagatcaggttcatgtccgggctctggctgggccactcaaggacattcagagacttgtcccgaagccactcctgcgttgtcttggctgtgtgcttagggtcgctgtactgttggaaggtgaaccttcaccccaatctgaggttctgagcgctctggagcaggttttcatcaaggatctctctgtacttttgctccgttcatctttgcctaaatcctgactagtttcccagtccttgcccctgaaaaacatccccacagcatgatgctgccaccaccttgcttcaccatagggatggtgccaggtttcctgcagacgtgatgcttgacattcaggccaaagagttcaatctcggtttcatcagaccagaaaaccttgtttctgagagtctttgggtgacttttggcaaactccaagcaggctgtcatgtgccttttactgaaaagTGGCTTCCGCCTGTTAACTCTAccataagggcctgattggtggggtgctgcagagatggttatccttctggaaggttctcccatctccacagaggaactctagagccctgtcagagtgaccatcgggttcttggtcacctccctgaccaaggtccttctctcctgaatgttcagtttggccgggcgaccagctctaatAAGGGTCTTGgcggttcctaacttcttccatgtaagaatggaggccactgtgttcttggggaacttcaatgctgcagacattttttggtacccttccccagatctgtgcctcaacacaatcctgtctcggagctctatggacaattcctttgacctcatggcttggtttttgctctgacatgcactgtcaactgtgggaccttatatacagttgaagtcggaagtttacatacacttaggttggagtcattaaaactcatttttcaagcactccacaaatttcttgttaacaaactatggttttggcaagtttgttaggacatcttataattcactgtatcacaattccagtgggtcagaatttggAAAATGATGGAAAATTTccgaaaatgatatcatggctttagaaacttcttatagactaattgacatcatttgagtcaattggaggtgtacctgtggatgtaattcaaggcctaccttcaatctcagtgcctttttgcttgacatcatgggaaaatcaaaagaaatcagccaagacctcagaaaaaaaattgtagacctccacaagtctggtttcatcctcgggagcaatttccaaacgcctgaaagtaccacgttcatctgtacaaacaatagtacgcaggtataaacaccatgggaccatgcagccgtcataccgctcaggaaggagatgcgttctgtctcctagagatgaacctactttggtgtgaaaagtgcaaatcaatcccagaacaacagcaaaggaccttgtgaagatgctggaggaaacaggtacaaaagtatctatatccacagtaaagcgagtcctgtatcgacataacctgaaaggccgctcagcaaggaagaagccactggtccaaaaccaccataaaaaagccagactacggtttggggacaaagatcgtacattttggagaaatgtcatctggtctgatgaaacaaaaatacaactgtttgaccataatgaccatcgttatgtttggaggaaatagggggaggcttgtaaggcGAAGatgtgcagcatcatgttgtgggggtgctttgctgcaggagggactggtgtacttcacaaaatagatggcatcatgagggagggaaaatgatgacccactgggaatgtgatgaaagaaatataagctaaaataaatcactctactaatattctgacaattcacattcttaaaataaagtggtaatcctaactgacctaagacagggattttttactaggattaaatgtcaggaattgtgaaaaactgattttaaatgtatttggtaaacttctgacttcaattgtagaTACGTGTgtatctttccaaatcatgtccaatcaaatgaatttaccacaggtggacttcaatcaagttgtagaaacatctcaaggatgatcaatggaaacaggaggcacctgagctcaatttcgagtctcatattaaagggtctgaatacttacatatacactgctcaaaaaaataaagggaacacttaaacaacacaatgtaactccaagtcaatcacacttctgtgaaatcaaactgtccacttaggaagcaacactgattgacaataacttcctgctgatgttttggtcacttttgaatgctggcggtgctttccacTCTAGTggtgcatgagacggagtctacaacccacacaagtggctcaggtagtgcagctcatccaggatggcacatcaatgcgagctgtggcaagaaggtttgctgtgtctgtcagcgtagtgtccagagcatggaggcgctaccaggagacaggccagtacatcaggagacgtggaggaggccgtagaagggcaacaacccagcagcaggaccgctacctccgcctttgtgcaaggaggagcactgccagagccctgcaaaatgatcccagcaggccacaaatgtgcatgtgtcagcatatggtctcacaaggggtcggagggtctcatctcggtacctaatggcagtcaggctctctggcgagcacatggagggctgtgcggccccacaaagaaatgccaccccacaccatgactgacccaccgccaaaccggttcNNNNNNNNNNNNNNNNNNNNNNNNNNNNNNNNNNNNNNNNNNNNNNNNNNNNNNNNNNNNNNNNNNNNNNNNNNNNNNNNNNNNNNNNNNNNNNNNNNNNNNNNNNNNNNNNNNNNNNNNNNNNNNNNNNNNNNNNNNNNNNNNNNNNNNNNNNNNNNNNNNNNNNNNNNNNNNNNNNNNNNNNNNNNNNNNNNNNNNNNNNNNNNNNNNNNNNNNNNNNNNNNNNNNNNNNNNNNNNNNNNNNNNNNNNNNNNNNNNNNNNNNNNNNNNNNNNNNNNNNNNNNNNNNNNNNNNNNNNNNNNNNNNNNNNNNNNNNNNNNNNNNNNNNNNNNNNNNNNNNNNNNNNNNNNNNNNNNNNNNNNNNNNNNNNNNNNNNNNNNNNNNNNNNNNNNNNNNNNNNNNNNNNNNNNNNNNNNNNNNNNNNNNNNNNNNNNNNNNNNNNNNNNNNNNNNNNNNNNNNNNNNNNNNNNNNNNNNNNNNNNNNNNNNNNNNNNNNNNNNNNNNNNNNNNNNNNNNNNNNNNNNNNNNNNNNNNNNNNNNNNNNNNNNNNNNNNNNNNNNNNNNNNNNNNNNNNNNNNNNNNNNNNNNNNNNNNNNNNNNNNNNNNNNNNNNNNNNNNNNNNNNNNNNNNNNNNNNNNNNNNNNNNNNNNNNNNNNNNNNNNNNNNNNNNNNNNNNNNNNNNNNNNNNNNNNNNNNNNNNNNNNNNNNNNNNNNNNNNNNNNNNNNNNNNNNNNNNNNNNNNNNNNNNNNNNNNNNNNNcataggaactgagaagtggtctgtggtcaccacctgcagaaccactcctttattgggggtgtcttgctaattgcctataatttccaccttttgtctattccatttgcacgacagcatgtgaaatttattgtcaatcagtgttgcttcctaagtggacagtttgatttcacagaagtgtgattgacttggagttacattgtgttgtttaagtgttcccttaatttttttgagcagtgtataaggtATTTAACTTTTTTTWaaataaatttgcaaacatttcttcaaaaaaagtaattttgtcattatggggtattgtgtgtagattgctgaggaaatgtttattttcaatcattttttataattagactgtaacgtaacaaaatgtggaaaaagtcaaggggtctgaatactttcggaaggcactgtaggttCACACACACCATAATTCTACAGAAAAAAGGGTTTTCTCCTGAATAAATTGATATATTATAGCATGGCTATTCCATTGTCACTTAAATCTGCATTCAATCAAGCCTTTGTGGAAGGAGATGCCGCCCCAAAGTCTTACCATGAATCAAGATAATCAGGAAAAACTAAAGCCAATCACTGGGAGATAAATGGATGATTGGAGACACAGAAGTGTGTGTCCTGTAAGAGGTGATACATTTAGCCAGAGTGATATATTGATTGCCTTCTCTCGCTTTTGTGCGGTCCACTGTACTCCTCATCATACCCCAAGAGATAACACTGGAGATTGAAACAAAAGGTAAATGTAGCTAATGAAGGATCCATCTCTGATACCTAGTCTTCCAGTTTAGAATGTGGAAATTTGACCAGTAATATGGTTTCTGGGACAGTGTGGGGTAAACACCTTTCTATTCCCCTTCAAAAAACTATTATTTACAATACAGTAGGGTGGTCATTATTTAGTTATTTCATAACCAGAGTAAAGGGAGCAATGTTTTTCCATAATAACGGATACTGCGATGACCACATTCATTCCAATTATTGCTTATGAACAATTGATTATTAAACAAGCCCCAGAAGAGGTGTCATTGATGTATATGGTTCATGACAGCCTGTCTGTCATCGTGTCTCTTCTCCATGTCTATAACTGCAACAGGAGATATTGTGCTGCCATGAACATGATTTCCCTATTCTGTGATGATACAGCAACAGCTGCTGAGCCACATACACGGCTTCTCATTATTCGCAATACTCATTACCTCTTCATCGATCCCCTCTCACAATTTACTGCTCGAGGTTAATCATTGTCCCTTCAAAATGTACAATAAGCATCTTGGGCCACCCGTGCGCATTGAGCCAGCCTTTGATTTACTAGTGCTGAATGTTAAATCAATATTGTGGAGGATATTGTGACTTCTGAGACTCCCCGGTCAGACTTATCAGACCCATGTAATTAGTGGCATCTGGGAAATCAAGAAAGAGACTGAGTCTGTCTGTCAGGGGGGAGAGAAGACAGTCGTGTGGCTACACATTTTCAAACATGTAATGAACAACTTTCTCTACTGTAATGACTGAAAGTAATGCATTAGTGGTGAGAGCGAGTGGGAGCCTGCCTGGGAGGATGTTCATATTGGGTTTTGGTTTCGCCTTATGTAACCAACAGGATCAATCTGTCTCTGAGTGGATTCTGACAGACTTGGTCAGGTACTG is part of the Salvelinus sp. IW2-2015 linkage group LG36, ASM291031v2, whole genome shotgun sequence genome and encodes:
- the LOC111959731 gene encoding ankyrin repeat and SOCS box protein 9 gives rise to the protein MRQATGHSSDNPRNNAIQTGSVVFLSNPLMSDIESDWSPIHDAAYNGRVLTLRNLIAQGTCVNLATLDRVSPLHGACLQGHTDCARLLIENGANVNVPMLEKTTPLSEACARGHAACVTLLLQHGASPQGSSLSASPIHEAAAKGHPECIESLVHHGADVDQHTDQSGSPLYIACTNQHLSTVRKLLQLGASVNRSKDGDSPLHAAARLSNPELVSVLLEHGADCNCRDTQGKQPLDLALANSPVEKLLGHRGGVSRLMQQCRLSIRKVLGKARLSSIHGLQIPTELKQYLLYQSDL